The Henckelia pumila isolate YLH828 chromosome 2, ASM3356847v2, whole genome shotgun sequence genome includes a window with the following:
- the LOC140877939 gene encoding uncharacterized protein, which yields MWFVITDEPLAITKINTAIALSGGVPQYIKKPKIEWIAEDKKKANLDNVAKDILYKNLDKNTFSKINTCKIGKEIWEKLIQLCERNEQTKENKLSVATQKFDNIRMKPGESMTEFDERVSRIVIELNGLGKTYPNREVILKVIQGISKEWDVKTMAMRESKDLNKLELHDLFADLKAYEFELQTR from the coding sequence ATGTGGTTTGTCATCACTGATGAACCTCTTGCAATCACCAAGATCAATACTGCTATAGCTCTTTCAGGAGGTGTTCCACAGTACATTAAGAAACCAAAAATCGAATGGATTGCTGAAGACAAAAAAAAGgcaaatcttgacaatgtggctaaAGATATCTTATATAAAAATCTTGACAAGAACACCTTCAGCAAGATCAATACATGCAAAATCGGGaaagaaatttgggagaaattgattcaactctgtgAAAGAAATGaacagacaaaggaaaacaaactgTCTGTTGCCACTCAAAAATTTGACAACATCAGGATGAAACCGGGTGAATCAATGACAGAATTTGATGAGAGAGTAAGCAGAATTGTTATTGAGCTTAATGGATTGGGAAAAACATATCCCAACAGGGAAGTTATTCTCAAAGTAATTCAAGGCATTTCCAAAGAATGGGATGTGAAAACAATGGCCATGAGAGAATCGAAGGACTTGAACAAACTAGAGCTGCATGATCTGTTTGCAGATTTGAAGGCCTATGAATTCGAGTTGCAAACTCGATAA